In Leptolyngbya sp. NIES-2104, the genomic window CGGCGGTTTCAAAGCGGCGATCAAGAGTCCGTGATAACGACGAGTAAGCAGACCCGCGATCGTCCCAGAAGCGAATCCCCCAATTCCGTTTGTGACCAGCCATTCTCGCGTTTCGGAGGTTGGCAGGATGCCACAGGTTTCCCGCCCAAAATCAATCACCATAAAAAAAATCCAGCCAGTCTACTGATTCTAGAAGACTGACACACCCACGATCGCTTTTTTGCCATAAGAACTTCAGATTCACCGGAGAGTCAATCTTGAGAATTAGGTAATTTTTTTGATTGCGATCTAAACTCAGACAAAACTTTGGGGAGATCGAAAGTGACGCAGATTCTTTTTGTCACAGACTTAGACCATACGCTGGTGGGCGATGACTTTGCACACGAGGAACTCAATGAATGGCTGTTAAAGGCAAGAGAAACGGGAAGCAAAATCGTTTATTCCACAGGTCGATCGCTGATTCGATATCGAGAACTCGCGGCTGAAGCTCCTTTATTTGAGCCGGATTTGCTGATTGCATCGGTCGGAACCGCGATTTATTCTCGGCTTGAGGGTGAACCGGATGCGGGATGGCAGGAGAAATTAAAGACGGGATGGAATCGCGATCGTGTCATGGCAGTGACCGCCCATTTCTCGGATCTCGTTCCTCAAGCGGATTCTGAACAAAGCGCTTTTAAAGTGAGTTTCTTTTTGACCGAAGAAGTGGCGATTTGGCTCCTTCCGCAGTTGGAGACTTTACTAAAGCAACAAGGTTTAGATGTGCAATTGCTCTACAGCAGTGGACGCGATTTAGACATTTTGCCGCGTCATGCCAATAAAGGATCGGCTTTAACCTTCGTGCGTCAAACGTTGGGATTTGAGCCAAATCAAACGATCGTCTGTGGCGATTCTGGAAACGATATTGCGCTGTTTGCGGCTGGCTCCGAACTTGGAATCATTGTCGGCAATGCTCAACCCGAATTATTGTCCTGGCATCGCGATCATCCGACTCCGAATCATTACTTGGCGAAATCTCATTGTGCGGCTGGCATTCTAGAGGGGCTACAATACTTCGGCTTTCGCTAAAATGAAGAAATGATAGGTTATCTCAAAGGCACGATCGCATCGATTCAAAAGACGAACAATCGCGTCACCTTGACGTTAGAGGTGAATCAGATTGGCTATGATTTGCAGGTGGTGCCCCGTTTACTACAATCGCTTCCGTCAGAAGGCGAAGAAGCGCAGATTTTCACGCATTTGAATGTGCGCGAAGATCAGGTGACTTTATTTGGATTTGGATCAGCCGCCGAGCGCGACCTGTTTCGCCAGTTAATTAGCGTGAGTGGAATTGGTC contains:
- a CDS encoding sucrose-phosphate phosphatase; amino-acid sequence: MTQILFVTDLDHTLVGDDFAHEELNEWLLKARETGSKIVYSTGRSLIRYRELAAEAPLFEPDLLIASVGTAIYSRLEGEPDAGWQEKLKTGWNRDRVMAVTAHFSDLVPQADSEQSAFKVSFFLTEEVAIWLLPQLETLLKQQGLDVQLLYSSGRDLDILPRHANKGSALTFVRQTLGFEPNQTIVCGDSGNDIALFAAGSELGIIVGNAQPELLSWHRDHPTPNHYLAKSHCAAGILEGLQYFGFR